From a region of the Helianthus annuus cultivar XRQ/B chromosome 5, HanXRQr2.0-SUNRISE, whole genome shotgun sequence genome:
- the LOC110942630 gene encoding protein FAR1-RELATED SEQUENCE 5-like, whose protein sequence is MSWRAFPHVLLIDSTYKNRYKMPLVQIIGVTSTLMSFCIAHAFISNEKQENFTWVLQRLKHSLDSVIEPRVIVTDRDRAQMNACATVFPRARHSLCRWHIQQNIAKHCRPRFKTEESWERFLYKWGKLINSTTDLDYNYWYE, encoded by the coding sequence ATGTCGTGGCGCGCCTTCCCGCATGTGTTGCTTATAGACTCCACCTACAAGAATCGGTATAAAATGCCGCTAGTTCAGATTATCGGTGTTACAtccacgttgatgtcgttttgcaTTGCTCATGCGTTTATAAGCAACGAGAAACAGGAAAACTTCACATGGGTTCTACAGAGGTTGAAACATTCATTAGACAGTGTTATCGAACCCCGTGTAATAGTAACGGATAGAGATCGCGCCCAAATGAACGCATGTGCAACCGTGTTTCCCAGGGCTAGACATTCATTGTGTAGGTGGCACATACAGCAAAACATTGCCAAACATTGCAGGCCAAGATTTAAAACCGAAGAAAGCTGGGAAAGGTTTCTTTACAAGTGGGGCAAGCTAATTAACTCAACGACCGATCTTGACTACAACTACTGGTACGAGTGA